A genomic window from Salvia splendens isolate huo1 chromosome 11, SspV2, whole genome shotgun sequence includes:
- the LOC121756313 gene encoding protein KINESIN LIGHT CHAIN-RELATED 1-like, producing MPGLVSVKTPPDAPPLRITVPDEAPHTPIRAQTIRSEPKSNSPATRRPPSPSPSTSRAKPSPDRGSARKKSPPEKNLLNESSLDNPDLGPFLLKLARDTIASGEGPSKALDYALRASKSFEKCAVDGEPSLDLAMSLHVVAAIYCSLGKFEEAVPVLERAIKVPEVAKGADHALAAFSGYMQLGDTHSMLGQLDRSIECYKEGLKIQMEALGDNDPRVAETCRYLAEAHVQAMQFVEADNLCKKTLEIHRVHSPPASLEEAADRRLMALICEAKGDYEAALEHLVLASMAMIANGQENEVAAIDVSIGNIYSSHEAVFSYQKALTVFKSSKGDNHPSVASVFVRLADLYYKTGKLRESRSYCENALRIYAKPVPGTTSEEIASGMTEISAIYELFNEPEEALKLLQKALKLLEDKPGQHSTVAGIEARMGVMYYMVGRYEVSRSSFESAVAKLRASGERKSAFFGVVLNQMGLACVQLFKIDEAAELFEEAREILEQECGPCHQDTLGVYSNLAATYDAMGRIEDAIEILEYVLKLREEKLGTANPDFDDEKKRLAELLKEAGRSRNKKAKSLENLIDPNSKRTKKETSKKWSAFGFRS from the exons ATGCCTGGTTTAGTCTCCGTCAAGACGCCGCCGGACGCGCCGCCGCTTCGAATCACCGTCCCCGACGAGGCTCCCCACACTCCGATCCGAGCTCAAACCATCAGATCCGAGCCCAAATCCAACTCCCCAGCCACGCGCCGCCCGCCCTCCCCTTCCCCCTCCACCTCACGCGCCAAACCCTCGCCGGATCGGGGCTCCGCCAGGAAGAAATCCCCGCCAGAGAAGAACCTCCTCAATGAATCCTCCCTCGACAACCCGGATCTCGGCCCCTTCCTGCTCAAATTGGCTCGGGACACGATCGCGTCGGGCGAGGGCCCCAGCAAAGCCCTGGACTACGCGCTGCGAGCGTCGAAGAGCTTCGAGAAATGCGCCGTCGACGGCGAGCCGAGCCTGGATTTGGCTATGAGTCTGCACGTGGTGGCGGCGATCTACTGCAGTTTGGGGAAATTCGAGGAGGCGGTGCCGGTGTTGGAGCGGGCGATTAAGGTGCCGGAGGTGGCGAAGGGTGCGGATCACGCGCTGGCGGCGTTTTCGGGGTATATGCAGCTGGGGGATACGCATTCCATGCTTGGACAGCTGGATCGGTCGATTGAGTGCTACAAGGAAGGCCTCAAAATTCAGATGGAGGCATTGGGTGATAATGATCCCAGAGTTGCAGAGACCTGCAG ATACTTGGCGGAGGCCCATGTTCAAGCCATGCAATTTGTTGAAGCTGATAATTTGTGCAAAAAAACTCTTGAAATTCATAGAGTGCACAGCCCACCGGCATCTCTAGAGGAAGCAGCGGACCGTCGATTGATGGCTCTCATATGCGAGGCTAAAGGAGACTATGAAGCAGCCTTGGAACACCTTGTACTTGCCAGCATGGCTATGATTGCCAATGGACAAGAAAATGAAGTTGCTGCTATCGATGTTAGCATTGGCAATATCTATTCATCTCATGAGGCAGTTTTCTCCTACCAGAAGGCACTCACTGTCTTCAAATCTTCAAAAGGTGATAACCACCCTTCGGTGGCCTCGGTCTTTGTCCGGCTTGCTGACCTGTACTACAAGACAGGAAAATTAAGAGAGTCGCGATCATATTGTGAAAATGCTCTAAGAATATATGCGAAACCTGTTCCCGGAACAACTTCAGAAGAGATTGCTAGTGGGATGACAGAAATTTCAGCTATTTATGAGTTGTTCAATGAACCTGAGGAAGCTTTGAAACTCTTACAGAAGGCCCTGAAACTATTGGAGGATAAACCAGGACAACACAGTACGGTAGCTGGGATTGAAGCACGAATGGGGGTGATGTATTACATGGTTGGAAGGTATGAGGTATCACGCAGCTCCTTTGAAAGTGCTGTAGCCAAACTTAGAGCCAGTGGTGAGAGGAAATCAGCTTTCTTTGGTGTTGTGCTGAACCAAATGGGTCTGGCTTGCGTTCAGTTGTTTAAGATTGATGAGGCTGCAGAATTATTTGAGGAAGCTAGAGAAATACTGGAACAGGAGTGTGGCCCATGTCATCAGGATACTCTCGGTGTATATAGCAATCTCGCAGCAACCTATGATGCTATGGGAAG AATTGAAGATGCGATAGAGATTCTGGAGTATGTTCTTAAACTGCGAGAAGAGAAACTTGGAACAGCCAATCCAGATTTTGACGATGAAAAGAAAAGACTAGCAGAGCTGTTGAAAGAAGCCGGGAGGTCTAGAAACAAGAAGGCGAAATCCCTTGAAAACCTGATTGATCCTAATTCCAAAAGGACAAAGAAAGAGACGTCCAAGAAATGGTCTGCATTCGGGTTTAGAAGTTGA